In Nocardia asteroides, a single genomic region encodes these proteins:
- a CDS encoding PH domain-containing protein — MNAGDTDDRTTWTTPAPALAAVAAGGVALGIAAVFAADAPSMVLVGVAALGLLGLAGLGLRQRPRVTIVPGAEPRLVVRGLTGAVSYTRPQILRARITHYRRLGRKTPMLELDVERPEHDDDRLLIFGRWDLGTNPEELFEAMLRHNLVHRG; from the coding sequence GTGAACGCCGGTGACACCGACGATCGCACCACCTGGACCACCCCCGCACCCGCCCTGGCCGCCGTGGCCGCGGGCGGGGTCGCGCTCGGCATCGCCGCGGTCTTCGCCGCCGATGCCCCGAGCATGGTCCTGGTGGGGGTGGCCGCGCTCGGGCTGCTCGGCCTGGCCGGGCTCGGCCTGCGCCAGCGCCCCCGGGTCACCATCGTGCCCGGCGCGGAGCCGCGGCTGGTGGTGCGCGGGCTCACCGGGGCGGTGAGCTACACCCGCCCGCAGATCCTGCGCGCGCGGATCACGCACTACCGCAGGCTCGGCCGCAAGACGCCGATGCTGGAGCTCGACGTCGAGCGGCCGGAGCACGACGACGACCGCCTGCTCATCTTCGGCCGCTGGGATCTCGGCACGAACCCCGAGGAGCTGTTCGAGGCCATGCTCCGGCACAACCTGGTGCACCGGGGCTGA
- the crgA gene encoding cell division protein CrgA: protein MPKSKVRKKTDYTINPASRTPVKVKAVGPSPVWYVAIMLGFMLAGLVWLLVYYLAAEQIQWMADLNAWNFLIGFGLMVVGLIMTMRWR, encoded by the coding sequence ATGCCGAAGTCGAAGGTCCGCAAGAAGACCGATTACACCATCAACCCGGCCAGCCGCACCCCCGTGAAGGTGAAGGCGGTCGGCCCGTCGCCGGTCTGGTACGTCGCCATCATGCTCGGCTTCATGCTGGCCGGGCTGGTCTGGCTGCTCGTCTACTACCTGGCGGCCGAGCAGATCCAGTGGATGGCCGATCTCAACGCCTGGAACTTCCTGATCGGCTTCGGGCTCATGGTGGTCGGGCTGATCATGACCATGCGGTGGCGCTGA